Proteins encoded in a region of the Streptomyces sp. NBC_00513 genome:
- a CDS encoding S8 family peptidase, whose translation MATHKRSRGFRYAAVATGAATAAAVTLLATPFAGAATPAEGTVYGLGAPGAISGSYVVILDEAADKGQLADKYGGELQRTYTSGVNGFSASGLSETEAKRLAADPAVGKVVQNKKFHINATQDNPPSWGLDRIDQAKTAGDKKYDYPDTAGEGVTAYVIDTGIRVSHKDFGGRATHGFDAVDNDDSADDGNGHGTHVAGTIAGTEHGVAKKAKLVAVRVLDDNGSGSTEQVVAGIDWVTKNHKGPSVANMSLGGGADEALDEAVKRSIASGVTFAVAAGNESTDAGQGSPARVPEAITVASSTIDDAQSDFSNFGSVVDLYAPGSDITSDWNDSDSGTKTISGTSMATPHVVGAAAVYLAGHSSATPAEVAAALTGAATADAVTNPSAGTANKLLKVAP comes from the coding sequence ATGGCAACTCACAAGCGTTCGCGCGGTTTCCGGTACGCGGCAGTCGCCACGGGAGCCGCCACCGCGGCAGCCGTGACCCTGCTCGCGACCCCCTTCGCGGGGGCTGCGACACCGGCCGAGGGCACGGTCTACGGACTGGGCGCGCCCGGCGCGATCAGCGGAAGTTACGTGGTCATTCTCGACGAGGCCGCGGACAAGGGACAGCTCGCCGACAAGTACGGCGGCGAACTGCAACGCACCTACACCTCCGGGGTCAACGGCTTCTCGGCCTCCGGCCTCAGCGAGACCGAGGCCAAGCGACTCGCGGCGGATCCCGCCGTCGGCAAGGTCGTGCAGAACAAGAAGTTCCACATCAACGCCACGCAGGACAACCCGCCTTCATGGGGGCTCGACCGGATCGACCAGGCCAAGACGGCCGGAGACAAGAAGTACGACTACCCCGACACCGCCGGTGAGGGGGTGACCGCGTACGTCATCGACACGGGCATACGCGTGAGCCACAAGGACTTCGGCGGCCGCGCCACGCACGGCTTCGACGCGGTGGACAACGACGACAGCGCCGACGACGGCAACGGTCACGGTACGCACGTGGCCGGCACCATCGCCGGTACGGAGCACGGCGTCGCCAAGAAGGCGAAGCTGGTCGCGGTGCGGGTGCTCGACGACAACGGTTCCGGTTCCACGGAACAGGTCGTCGCGGGCATCGACTGGGTCACCAAGAACCACAAGGGTCCGTCCGTGGCCAACATGAGCCTCGGCGGCGGTGCGGACGAGGCGCTCGACGAGGCGGTGAAGCGCTCGATCGCCTCGGGCGTCACGTTCGCCGTCGCGGCGGGCAACGAGTCGACGGACGCCGGGCAGGGCTCCCCCGCCCGTGTCCCGGAGGCGATCACCGTGGCGTCGAGCACCATCGACGACGCGCAGTCGGACTTCTCCAACTTCGGCTCCGTGGTGGACCTGTACGCGCCGGGCTCGGACATCACGTCCGACTGGAACGACAGTGACAGCGGCACCAAGACGATCTCCGGCACCTCCATGGCCACCCCGCACGTGGTCGGTGCCGCGGCCGTCTACCTGGCGGGACACTCGTCGGCGACGCCGGCCGAGGTGGCCGCCGCGCTGACCGGTGCGGCCACCGCGGACGCGGTGACCAACCCGTCGGCGGGTACCGCGAACAAGCTGCTCAAGGTGGCCCCGTAA
- a CDS encoding TetR/AcrR family transcriptional regulator, translated as MAAKTTTDSEGTGDAPVPQRLLAVATRLFAERGYDRTSVQEIVEAAGVTKGALYHYFGSKDDLLHEVYARMLRLQQQRLDAVADSDAPVEERLRAAAADVVVTTIENLDDAMIFFRSMHQLSPEKFKQVRAERRRYHERFRALVEEGQRTGVFSTATPADLVVDYHFGSVHHLSTWYREDGPLTPQQVADHLADLLLRALRP; from the coding sequence ATGGCCGCCAAGACCACCACGGACTCCGAGGGCACCGGCGACGCACCGGTGCCGCAGCGACTGCTGGCCGTCGCCACCCGGCTGTTCGCCGAACGCGGCTACGACCGCACCTCCGTACAGGAGATCGTCGAGGCGGCCGGGGTCACCAAGGGCGCGCTTTACCACTACTTCGGGTCCAAGGACGACCTGCTGCACGAGGTGTACGCGCGGATGCTGCGCCTCCAGCAGCAGCGACTGGACGCGGTGGCCGATTCCGACGCGCCCGTGGAGGAGCGGCTGCGCGCCGCCGCCGCCGACGTGGTGGTCACCACCATCGAGAACCTCGACGACGCGATGATCTTCTTCCGGTCGATGCACCAGCTCAGCCCCGAGAAGTTCAAGCAGGTCCGGGCCGAGCGCCGGCGCTATCACGAGCGCTTCCGGGCACTGGTCGAGGAGGGACAGCGCACGGGGGTGTTCTCCACCGCGACACCCGCGGACCTGGTGGTGGACTACCACTTCGGTTCCGTGCACCACCTGTCCACCTGGTACCGGGAGGACGGCCCGCTCACGCCCCAGCAGGTCGCCGATCACCTCGCGGACCTGCTGCTGCGCGCGCTGCGCCCCTGA
- a CDS encoding AMP-binding protein — translation MTGLARETTPVPVPAPAPVPAAETAAQATPATVAEDTAPRPVRYADRPWLARLSAAQRAPITPPVSVPAAFRAAVARAPGRTALAYFDGRLDYAEVDALSDSVAGHLASRGVGRGDRVAVMVQNTPHFVLAVLAAWKAGAIVVPLNPMYKSGEVGHILRDSGAVALVCDAGAWTEYLRESIRDTGVRVALTARDRDFQTRNDPRVLPPAPQAATEAAPAPDTDAPPVEAADLTAVARQGRPAPPDPCLTASDTALISYTSGTSGTPKGALNPHGALTHNATRQVTGHPLPEGAGYFALAPLFHITGLVCELAACFVNAGTLVLAHRFEPGAVLDAFLEHRPAYTVGPATAFMALAAHPAATPDHFASFRVVSSGGAPLPPALVERLRARFGFYLRNGYGLTECTAPCASVPVHLEAPVDPLSGTLSVGLPGADTLVRILDEQGAEVPIGGTGEIAVRGPQVVPGYWGLPEETASAFPDGELRTGDVGFMDSDGWLYVVDRKKDMINASGFKVWPREVEDVLYTHPDVHEAAVVGVPDPYRGESVKAYVSLRPGARVEPAELSAYCAERIAAYKYPRQVEILPVLPKTSSGKILRRELRERG, via the coding sequence ATGACCGGGCTCGCCCGCGAGACGACACCCGTGCCTGTCCCCGCACCCGCGCCCGTTCCCGCGGCTGAAACCGCTGCCCAGGCGACGCCCGCGACCGTCGCCGAGGACACGGCGCCCCGGCCCGTCCGCTACGCCGACCGGCCCTGGCTGGCTCGCCTCAGCGCCGCCCAACGGGCGCCCATCACGCCCCCGGTCAGCGTGCCGGCCGCCTTCCGGGCGGCCGTGGCCCGCGCCCCCGGACGTACCGCCCTCGCCTACTTCGACGGCCGGCTGGACTACGCCGAGGTCGACGCGCTCTCCGACTCGGTCGCCGGCCACCTCGCCTCGCGGGGCGTGGGGCGCGGCGACCGGGTCGCCGTGATGGTGCAGAACACCCCGCACTTCGTGCTCGCCGTGCTGGCCGCCTGGAAGGCCGGCGCGATCGTCGTCCCGCTCAACCCCATGTACAAGTCCGGCGAGGTCGGCCACATCCTGCGCGACTCCGGCGCCGTGGCCCTGGTCTGCGACGCCGGCGCCTGGACCGAGTACCTCCGCGAGAGCATCCGCGACACCGGTGTTCGCGTCGCGCTCACCGCCCGCGACCGGGACTTCCAGACGCGGAACGACCCACGGGTCCTGCCACCCGCCCCGCAAGCGGCCACAGAAGCGGCCCCGGCCCCCGACACGGACGCGCCGCCCGTCGAGGCCGCCGACCTCACCGCCGTGGCCCGTCAAGGCCGGCCCGCCCCGCCCGACCCGTGCCTCACCGCTTCCGACACGGCGCTCATCAGCTACACCTCCGGGACCTCCGGCACCCCCAAGGGCGCCCTGAACCCACACGGCGCCCTCACCCACAACGCGACCCGCCAGGTCACCGGCCACCCCCTCCCCGAGGGCGCCGGCTACTTCGCCCTCGCCCCGCTCTTCCACATCACCGGCCTGGTCTGCGAACTCGCCGCCTGCTTCGTCAACGCCGGCACGCTCGTGCTCGCCCACCGCTTCGAACCCGGCGCCGTCCTCGACGCCTTCCTCGAACACCGCCCCGCCTACACCGTCGGCCCCGCCACCGCCTTCATGGCCCTGGCGGCCCACCCCGCCGCGACCCCCGACCACTTCGCCTCGTTCCGGGTGGTCTCCTCCGGCGGCGCCCCGCTCCCGCCGGCCCTCGTCGAGCGGCTGCGCGCCCGCTTCGGCTTCTACCTGCGCAACGGCTACGGGCTCACCGAGTGCACCGCGCCCTGCGCCTCCGTGCCCGTCCACCTCGAAGCCCCCGTGGACCCGCTCTCCGGCACCCTCTCCGTCGGCCTCCCGGGCGCGGACACCCTCGTACGCATCCTCGACGAGCAGGGCGCCGAGGTCCCGATCGGCGGGACGGGGGAGATCGCCGTCCGCGGCCCCCAGGTCGTCCCCGGCTACTGGGGGCTGCCCGAGGAGACCGCGAGCGCGTTCCCGGACGGCGAACTGCGCACCGGAGACGTCGGGTTCATGGACTCCGACGGTTGGCTGTACGTCGTCGACCGGAAGAAGGACATGATCAACGCGTCCGGCTTCAAGGTCTGGCCCCGCGAGGTCGAGGACGTGCTGTACACCCATCCCGACGTACACGAGGCGGCCGTGGTCGGGGTCCCCGATCCGTACCGGGGCGAAAGCGTGAAGGCCTACGTGAGCCTGCGCCCCGGAGCCCGCGTCGAGCCCGCCGAACTGTCCGCGTACTGCGCCGAGCGCATCGCCGCGTACAAGTACCCGAGGCAGGTGGAGATCCTGCCTGTCCTTCCCAAGACGAGCAGTGGCAAGATCCTGCGACGGGAACTGCGCGAACGCGGCTGA
- a CDS encoding SDR family oxidoreductase translates to MIHVSAYQDQRVVVTGAGGGIGAALAQRFAAEGATVVVNDLDPVKAASVAEGIGDRALAVPGDASTIVERAREALGGTVDVYCANAGLASGGDAFVDEAVWEAAWDVNVMAHVRAARALLPDWLERGNGRFVSTVSAAGLLTMIGAAPYSVTKHGALAFAEWLSLTYRHRGVQVHAVCPQGVRTDMLTAAGSAGELVLAPTAIEPEAVANALFDGMEKGRFLILPHPEVADYHVARATDPDRWLTNMNHLQQKWETR, encoded by the coding sequence GTGATCCACGTGAGCGCGTACCAGGACCAGCGAGTCGTCGTCACCGGAGCGGGCGGCGGCATCGGAGCCGCCCTCGCGCAACGCTTCGCCGCCGAGGGGGCCACGGTCGTGGTCAACGACCTCGACCCCGTGAAGGCCGCATCCGTCGCCGAGGGGATCGGCGACCGCGCGCTCGCGGTCCCCGGCGACGCCTCGACGATCGTGGAACGGGCCCGCGAGGCCCTCGGCGGGACCGTGGACGTCTACTGCGCCAACGCCGGCCTCGCCTCGGGCGGCGACGCCTTCGTGGACGAGGCCGTCTGGGAAGCGGCCTGGGACGTCAACGTCATGGCGCACGTGCGTGCCGCCCGCGCCCTGTTGCCGGACTGGCTGGAGCGGGGGAACGGCCGGTTCGTGTCCACCGTCTCCGCCGCCGGACTCCTCACCATGATCGGGGCCGCGCCGTACAGTGTCACCAAGCACGGTGCCCTCGCCTTCGCGGAATGGCTGTCGTTGACCTACCGCCACCGAGGCGTCCAGGTGCACGCCGTCTGCCCGCAGGGGGTTCGCACCGACATGCTGACCGCCGCGGGCTCGGCGGGCGAACTCGTCCTGGCGCCGACCGCGATCGAGCCGGAAGCGGTCGCGAACGCCCTGTTCGATGGCATGGAGAAGGGCCGGTTCTTGATCCTCCCGCACCCCGAGGTGGCCGACTACCACGTCGCCCGGGCCACCGACCCGGACCGCTGGCTGACGAACATGAACCACCTCCAGCAGAAGTGGGAGACACGATGA
- a CDS encoding DUF1343 domain-containing protein, with product MRLSRRGVLGLAGAVGAMGSLGAVAPDSPKAAGASARVRTGCEQLAADGYEALAGERIGVVTNPTGITADARHLVDVLHADERVDLVAVFGPEHGFRGTAQAGGSEGAGRDPATGLPVYDTYDKSGRQLVDVFTAAGVDTVVFDIQDVGARFYTYIWTLYDCMRAAALAGKAVVVLDRPNPVGGVRAAGPVLQRPYASFVGREPIALAHGMTTAELALLFNGEFLKDRPVTLRTVRMTGWRRESFFGATGLPWVPPSPNMPTPDTALAYAGTCLFEGTNLSEGRGTTTPFEVVGAEGVDRRWAEAANALGLPGVWFRETYFTPSFSKHAGKVCGGVRLIVHDREAFDPVRAGIGLLVTARRTWSGFGWRADHWIDRLTGSDRVRAMVDAGAGVDEIVGDWTAGLARFAALREGYLLYR from the coding sequence ATGAGGCTGTCGCGACGCGGGGTACTGGGACTGGCCGGAGCCGTGGGGGCGATGGGGAGCCTGGGCGCGGTGGCGCCGGACTCCCCGAAGGCGGCCGGCGCGAGCGCGCGGGTACGGACGGGGTGCGAGCAGCTCGCCGCCGACGGGTACGAGGCGCTGGCCGGGGAGCGGATCGGGGTGGTCACCAACCCGACCGGGATCACCGCCGACGCGCGCCACCTGGTGGATGTGCTGCACGCGGACGAACGGGTCGACCTGGTGGCCGTGTTCGGGCCGGAGCACGGGTTCCGGGGCACCGCGCAGGCCGGTGGTTCGGAGGGCGCGGGCCGGGACCCGGCGACGGGGCTGCCCGTGTACGACACGTACGACAAGAGCGGTCGGCAGCTCGTGGACGTGTTCACCGCGGCCGGCGTGGACACGGTGGTCTTCGACATCCAGGACGTCGGGGCGCGCTTCTACACCTACATCTGGACCCTCTACGACTGCATGCGCGCGGCCGCCCTGGCCGGCAAGGCGGTGGTGGTGCTGGACCGGCCCAACCCGGTGGGCGGGGTGCGGGCCGCCGGACCGGTGCTCCAGCGGCCGTACGCGAGCTTCGTGGGTCGGGAGCCGATCGCGCTCGCGCACGGGATGACGACGGCGGAGCTGGCCCTCCTGTTCAACGGCGAGTTCCTGAAGGACAGGCCGGTCACGCTCAGGACGGTACGGATGACCGGATGGCGCCGGGAGTCGTTCTTCGGGGCGACCGGGCTGCCCTGGGTGCCGCCGAGCCCCAACATGCCCACTCCGGACACGGCTCTCGCGTACGCCGGCACCTGCCTGTTCGAGGGGACGAACCTGTCCGAGGGGCGGGGTACGACGACCCCCTTCGAGGTGGTCGGCGCCGAGGGCGTCGACCGGCGGTGGGCCGAGGCGGCGAACGCGCTGGGGCTGCCCGGGGTCTGGTTCCGGGAGACGTACTTCACCCCGTCCTTCTCCAAGCACGCCGGGAAGGTGTGCGGCGGGGTCCGGCTGATCGTGCACGACCGTGAGGCATTCGACCCGGTACGGGCCGGAATCGGACTGCTGGTCACCGCGCGGCGGACGTGGAGCGGCTTCGGCTGGCGGGCCGACCACTGGATCGACCGGCTGACGGGATCGGACCGGGTGCGCGCGATGGTGGACGCGGGGGCCGGCGTGGATGAGATCGTGGGCGACTGGACGGCCGGGCTGGCGCGCTTCGCCGCCCTGCGGGAGGGGTACCTCCTCTACCGGTGA
- a CDS encoding serine-threonine protein kinase has protein sequence MADVGMVVGSGQGGGGGGGGAITAGVAAGVGAGVGTGAGIAAGNGAGVAAGVGVGAGVGAGVGVGPYAELTFDADGDVDRSTREAVARIEATDLLVFAHGWNSDRSTSTRLYDRFFAPFPNLVGSGVRLGYVGVVWPSIRFSDEPIPDFDPPGALAEACLGSALTPATRRALGEFWPDRGAELDRIAELLEERPDSAAAFVEFGALVRELVGVDAVATPAALDVPAMFARDVLEVCRAFTVALAEAGATPRHDDVEGGARAGGVNSALGGGLRALWSGAKEVLRQATYYQMKKRAGVVGEHGLGPVLAELAHRRPALRIHLIGHSFGARVAAFSLRAVPDGSRYVKSLTLLQGAFSHYAFTDRLPHDGDRGGALRGLQRRVDGPVVACHSPYDTSLKVFYPLASRMAGDSAGLLGFDERWGAIGHDGVRAVPGTPRLSLDTVLRGGLPGAGCVSVDAGSVVRRGGAPSGAHSDICHEELARVVVAAGRMGR, from the coding sequence ATGGCGGACGTCGGCATGGTGGTCGGAAGCGGTCAAGGCGGCGGGGGCGGAGGCGGGGGCGCGATCACGGCGGGCGTCGCGGCCGGGGTCGGGGCGGGGGTCGGGACAGGGGCCGGGATCGCGGCCGGGAACGGCGCGGGGGTCGCGGCCGGGGTCGGGGTCGGGGCGGGGGTCGGGGCGGGGGTCGGGGTCGGGCCGTACGCGGAACTCACCTTCGACGCCGACGGCGACGTGGATCGGAGCACCCGGGAGGCCGTGGCCCGGATCGAGGCGACCGACCTGCTGGTCTTCGCCCACGGCTGGAACAGCGACCGGTCCACCTCGACCCGCCTGTACGACCGCTTCTTCGCGCCCTTCCCGAACCTCGTGGGGTCAGGGGTGCGGCTGGGGTACGTGGGGGTGGTCTGGCCCTCGATCCGGTTCTCCGACGAGCCCATACCGGACTTCGACCCGCCCGGCGCCCTCGCGGAAGCGTGCCTCGGCAGCGCACTGACCCCCGCCACCCGGCGGGCGCTCGGGGAGTTCTGGCCGGACCGCGGGGCGGAGCTGGACCGCATCGCCGAACTGCTGGAGGAACGGCCCGATTCGGCGGCGGCGTTCGTCGAGTTCGGCGCACTGGTGAGGGAGCTCGTCGGGGTGGACGCGGTGGCCACGCCGGCCGCCCTGGACGTGCCGGCCATGTTCGCCCGGGACGTCCTGGAGGTGTGCCGGGCGTTCACCGTCGCGCTCGCGGAGGCGGGCGCGACGCCGAGGCACGACGATGTCGAGGGCGGGGCCCGGGCCGGGGGCGTGAATTCGGCACTCGGCGGCGGACTGCGCGCCCTGTGGAGCGGCGCGAAAGAGGTGCTGCGCCAGGCTACCTACTATCAGATGAAGAAGCGGGCGGGAGTCGTCGGCGAACACGGGCTGGGGCCGGTGCTCGCGGAGCTCGCGCACCGCCGGCCGGCGCTGCGGATCCACCTCATCGGTCACAGCTTCGGGGCGCGGGTGGCGGCATTCTCGCTGCGCGCGGTGCCGGACGGATCCCGGTACGTGAAGTCCCTCACCCTGCTCCAAGGGGCCTTCTCCCACTACGCCTTCACCGACCGCCTCCCCCACGACGGGGACCGCGGGGGCGCTCTGCGGGGGCTCCAGCGGCGGGTGGACGGTCCGGTGGTCGCCTGCCATTCCCCGTACGACACCTCGCTCAAGGTGTTCTATCCGCTGGCCTCCCGGATGGCCGGGGATTCGGCCGGACTGCTCGGTTTCGACGAGCGCTGGGGCGCGATCGGGCACGACGGGGTACGGGCCGTGCCGGGGACACCCCGGCTGAGCCTCGACACGGTGCTGCGCGGTGGGCTGCCGGGGGCGGGTTGCGTCAGCGTGGACGCGGGCTCCGTGGTCCGGCGGGGCGGGGCACCGTCGGGGGCGCACAGTGACATCTGCCACGAGGAACTGGCCCGGGTCGTGGTTGCCGCGGGGCGCATGGGGCGCTGA
- a CDS encoding 3-keto-5-aminohexanoate cleavage protein, with product MSGTEAAGRDPKGERGAGGAAARVPLQVALNGAREAAEGAAVPMSPEDLARAAVASVAAGAREVLVHPRSPCGRESLSPRVVGPLLEALRGAGVSVPLSVPAGIVAEPDPAARQARVRSWEVLPDRAVVRFTEAGAEELGLALLARGVAVDAVVPLGGAAGPEPLGRFLAWAVPDHGRVRLAVELSEADPALVAGLCWLPPVEVVLFGREAAAWPVLRLAARCGAGARIGVGDVLVLPDGRPARSNAELVTAALAEVEASRAARVVGATRATVGSR from the coding sequence ATGAGCGGGACGGAAGCGGCGGGCCGGGATCCGAAGGGCGAGCGCGGGGCCGGGGGCGCGGCGGCGCGGGTTCCGCTCCAGGTCGCGTTGAACGGCGCTCGGGAGGCCGCCGAGGGGGCTGCGGTACCGATGTCCCCGGAGGACCTGGCGCGGGCGGCGGTGGCCTCGGTCGCCGCCGGGGCCCGTGAGGTGTTGGTGCATCCGCGGAGCCCGTGCGGCCGGGAGAGCCTCTCGCCCCGGGTGGTCGGGCCGCTGCTGGAGGCGCTGCGGGGCGCGGGGGTCTCCGTACCGCTGTCCGTGCCGGCGGGCATCGTGGCGGAGCCGGATCCCGCCGCTCGGCAGGCCCGGGTTCGTTCCTGGGAGGTACTGCCGGACCGCGCGGTGGTGCGTTTCACGGAGGCCGGGGCCGAGGAGTTGGGCTTGGCCCTGCTGGCGCGCGGGGTGGCGGTGGACGCGGTGGTTCCGCTGGGTGGCGCGGCCGGGCCCGAGCCGCTGGGCCGGTTCCTGGCGTGGGCCGTGCCCGATCACGGCCGGGTCCGCCTCGCGGTGGAGCTGTCGGAGGCCGATCCGGCGCTGGTGGCGGGGTTGTGCTGGTTGCCGCCCGTGGAGGTGGTGCTGTTCGGGCGGGAGGCCGCAGCCTGGCCGGTGCTGCGGCTCGCCGCGCGGTGTGGTGCGGGGGCGCGGATCGGCGTGGGCGACGTGCTCGTCCTTCCGGACGGGCGGCCGGCGCGGTCAAATGCCGAGCTGGTGACGGCGGCCCTGGCCGAGGTCGAGGCGTCCCGCGCGGCCAGGGTGGTGGGAGCGACTAGAGCGACAGTCGGGAGCCGGTGA
- the soxR gene encoding redox-sensitive transcriptional activator SoxR, translated as MPQIPEKVHELTVGQLSARSGAAVSALHFYEAKGLISSRRTSGNQRRYTRDALRRVAFVRAAQRVGIPLASIREALSQLPEGRTPTREDWAGLSEAWRAELDHRIKQLGRLRDHLTDCIGCGCLSLENCALSNPDDVFGERLTGSRLSL; from the coding sequence GTGCCGCAGATTCCCGAGAAAGTCCATGAACTCACCGTCGGTCAGCTGTCCGCGCGCAGCGGCGCGGCCGTTTCGGCGCTGCACTTCTACGAGGCCAAGGGCCTGATCAGCAGCCGTCGCACCTCCGGCAACCAGCGCCGCTACACCCGTGACGCACTGCGCAGGGTCGCCTTCGTACGGGCCGCGCAACGCGTGGGCATCCCGCTCGCCAGCATCCGCGAGGCGCTGTCCCAACTTCCGGAAGGCCGTACGCCGACCCGCGAGGACTGGGCCGGCCTGTCCGAGGCCTGGCGCGCCGAACTCGATCACCGGATCAAGCAACTCGGCCGGTTGCGCGACCACTTGACCGACTGCATCGGCTGTGGCTGCCTGTCCCTGGAGAACTGCGCGCTGTCCAACCCGGACGACGTGTTCGGCGAGCGCCTCACCGGCTCCCGACTGTCGCTCTAG
- a CDS encoding MaoC family dehydratase produces MAEPRIFTSAEELRAGVGAPLGPSEWLEVDQKRIDLFADATGDHQWIHVDPERAASGPFGTTIAHGYLTLSLLPSLVPQIMRVEGMRMGINYGTNKVRFPATVPVGSRLRATAVITEVTEAGGGVQVAATVTVEREGGDKPVCVAESVSRYYF; encoded by the coding sequence ATGGCCGAACCGAGGATCTTCACGTCCGCCGAGGAGCTGCGCGCCGGGGTCGGCGCCCCGCTCGGCCCGAGCGAGTGGCTGGAGGTGGATCAGAAGCGGATCGACCTCTTCGCCGACGCGACGGGCGATCACCAGTGGATCCACGTCGATCCCGAGCGGGCGGCCTCCGGCCCCTTCGGAACGACCATCGCGCACGGCTACCTCACGCTGTCGCTGCTGCCGAGCCTGGTTCCGCAGATCATGCGGGTCGAGGGCATGCGGATGGGCATCAACTACGGCACGAACAAGGTGCGGTTCCCGGCCACGGTGCCGGTCGGCTCGCGACTGCGCGCCACGGCCGTGATCACGGAGGTCACCGAGGCGGGTGGTGGCGTACAGGTCGCGGCGACCGTGACGGTCGAGCGCGAGGGCGGCGACAAGCCGGTGTGCGTCGCGGAGTCGGTGTCCCGGTACTACTTCTGA